ACTTCCAGCTTGTCGTAGGCGGTGGTCCCGGTTTCGGCGGTGACGACGGAGACGTAGAAGCTCAGGGTCGCCTGGGTGGCGGTGGACGGGATGGTGATCGCCGCCGAGTCGAGGGTCTGAGTGGAGCTGTTGTAGACGCCCAGGTAGGCGAGGTCGCTCCCGGTACGCGGGTAGTAGGAACTGCCGGTGACGAGGATGTTGAAGGCGGTCCCCGTGTAGGCGGAGCGGGCCCAGGACCCGTCGGGGGCCGTGGCGCAGCTGGCGGTGATGGTCTCGAAGCCGCCGTTGGCGAGGCGCTCGGTCAGGCCCGTACCCCCCGTCACCGTGGCGGTGATGGCGTAGGAGGCGGCAGCGTAGCCGTAGACCCCGATGTAGTAGGTCCCCGTGCTGGGGCTGCTGATGGTGCAGGTCTCGTTGCCCGACGAGGTTTCCTTCGCGCAGTCATAGACCGAGCCGGTGGGTTGGGCGTTGAACTTCACGTAGAGGTCGATGTCGGCCGAGGCGCCGGAGGTGGCGACGGTCAGCCCCGTCGAGCCGGAGGGCACCGCGATGGTGTAGTACTTCCAGGCTTGGAGCGCCACACTCTGGCCGGTGAGGGTCGAGCCGCTGGTGAGCGCCGTGGTGCCCGACCCGCAGCTGGCGGTGAAGTTCTTGCCCGTGGCGTTGGGGCCCACCGTCACCGAGGTGGACGTCGGGCTGAAGGTGCACCCGCTCTTGCTGGGCGTCACCGTGTAGGTGCCCGCCGGCAGGTTGGAGATCGTGTAGTTGCCCGAGGCGTCGGAGGTGGCCGAGTAGGACCCCGCCGTCACCGTGGCGCTGGCGGTGCCGCAGCTGCCTGCGATGCTGTAGTAGGTGGTCCCGCCGGCAACGACGGTGGCGGTCACGGAGAAGGTCGCTGCCTTGTACCCGTAAACCCCGAGGTACCAGGTCCCGGCCGCGGGGTTGGTGGCCGTGCAGGTTTCGTTGCCGGACCCGGAGTAGGGCCGGCAGGTGTAGTTGGACAGGTCGGGCTTGGATCCCGCGCGGGTGTAGATGTCGATGTCCGCCGAGGCGTTGGTGGTCTTGAACTCGAGGCTGGTGGCGCCCGAGGGCACGGTGATGTAGTAGTACTTCCAGGCGCTCAGGGCCACGCTCTGGCTGTTGAGCGTCGTGCCGCTGGTCAACTGGGTGTCCCCCGATCCGCAGGTGGCGGTGAAGTTCTTCCCGGTGGCGTTGGGGCCCACCGTCACCGACAGCGAGGTCGGGCTGAAGGTGCACCCGCTCTTGCTGGCCGACACCGTGTAGGTCCCCGCGGTGAGGTTGCTGATCGTGTAGTTGCCGGAACCGTCCGCCGTCGTGGAGGCCGAACCCGCCGTCACCGTGGCGCTGGCGGTGCCGCAGTTGCCGGCGATGCTGTAGTAGGTCGTGCCGCAGGAGGCGGTGAAGTTCTTCCCCGTGGCGTTGGGGCCCACCGTCACCGACAGCGAGGTCGGGCTGAAGGTGCACCCGCTCTTGCTGGCCGACACCGTGTAGGTCCCGGCAGTGAGGTTGCTGAGGGTGTAGTTGCCGGAGCCGTCCGAGGTGGCCGACTTCGTCCCCGCCGTCACCGTGGCGCTGGCGGTGCCGCAGTTGCCCGCGATGCTGTAGTAGGTGGTGCAGTCCGCCGTGAAGTTCTTCCCCGTGGCGTTGGGGCCCACCGTCACCGACAGCGAGGTCGGGCTGAAGGTGCACCCGCTCTTGCTGACGGACACGGTGTAGGTGCCCGCCGGCAGGCTGGAGAGCGTGTAGTTGCCCGAGGCGTCGGACGTGGCCGTGTAGGAGCCCGCCGTGACCGTGGCCCCGGAGGTGCCGCAGCTGCCCTGGATGGTGTAGGTGGTGGACCCGCTGTAGGTGACCCACATCGGGGCGGACCAGGCGTCGTGGCCGTCGCTCTGGGTGACCTGCACGAAGTAGTAGTAGGTCCCCGAGCTGACGGTGTCCGAGAAGGTGTAGGTGCTCTGGTTGGTCACGCTCTGCCAGGGCGAGGAGGAGGAGACCGCCCCGCCGCCGATCTGGCCGCGGAACACCTTGACGGCGGTGAAGGTCTCGCCGTCCGGGTCATAGGCCGCCACGCGGAAGCTCAGGCCCGCCGGGGCGGTGAAGATGTCGCCCATGATTTTCCCGTTGCCGGCGGTGAAGACCAGCTGGATGTTGGGGTCCTCGGTGGCGAAGAAGTGCCGGGCCCGGTGGGCCGCCATGATGTTGGCCCGGGTCAGGGCCGGCGACGTGCCGTTGGGGACCACGTAACAGGTCCGGTTGGGCACCGCCACGCCGTGGTTGTTGCAGTGGGAGTCCTGGTCCATGACCGGGCCCAGGTGGAACCCCTTGTTCAGCGCCTCCGCCCACCGGGTGAAGTAGACCGAGCTTCCGATGTTGGAATCGGCGCAGGTGAAGGCCCCCACCGAGAAGGCCAGCCCGCTGCGGATGGCGATGCCCTGCAGGGCGTTGTCGGCATTGGCGTCGAAGGTGAAACTGGTGAAATCCCCGCTGCTGGGGTGGCAGAAGTGCCCGATGGACCCGGCCGGTGACGGATTCTCCACCATCCGCGCATAGAGGGGCAGGTGGATGTTCTTGGGCGTAAAGACGTCAAAGTAGCAGTTGCTCCCGGGGGTGCACTCGGCGTTGGACCCGGTGCAGGACGAGCAGGTGTCCCACCCGAAGAGTTTGGGGCTCTCGTAAATGTTGATGTGCCCGCCGTTGGTGGCCAGGGTGCCCCACTCCTGGCCGAAGAGGGCCACGAAGGAGCCGTTCACCGTGGCGGCCTGGGCGGCGGCCAACCCGGCCTGGTAGGCCTGCTTGACCTTGGCTTCGGTCAACGGCGGGTTTTTGTGGTTCACGGAGTCGTCGAATTGGTGGTTGTGGTCGGTGATGATCCAGAAGTCGCAGCCGGCCTCGTTCCGCGCGTAGGCGTAGATCTCGGCCGGTCCCCAGACGCCGTAGCCGTCCTGGCCGGATTTGCAGGTGGAGCTGGTGGCGGCGTCCAGGCCGCCGTCGGACAGGTTCGAGTGGCTGTGGTTGGAGCCGTAGTAGAAGTTGTACCCGAAGCCGGACTCCAGCGGCGTGTTGGTCTGGATCTGGCAGGCGCCCGCGGCCCGCATCAGCCGCAGGTGCTGGGCCATGGAGGGGTCGAGGTCGTAGTTGACCACCACCGTCTCCACGGACTCCTGCGCCTCCTCCTTCGCCTCGATGGCGTCGAGGTCCGCGTAGGACTGCAGGGAGTGGATCCGCTGGTCCAGCATCGGCAGGAACCGGGCGCGGAAACAGAACTCGTACGTCCCCGCCGGCACCAGGTTCCCGTACTGGTCGCGGCCGTCCCAGAAGAACTCGGCCAGGACCCGGCCGGCGCCGTCCATGTCGCCCCGGCCGTTGTGGATGAGGACCACCTCGTCCGGTCGGCCTTCCGGCCAGATCACCAGCCGGTAGAAGTGACGGCCCCAGTTCCCCGCGCGGGCCGCGTCGGGGTTGACGATCACACTGTACATCCGCACCATCCCCAGGGACCCCTTGTGCAGGGGCGAGAACTGGTAGGCATCCGACCCGATGGTCGCCTCGTAGCGGTCCATCGGTTCCGGCTTGGCACCCCCCGTGACCTGTGCCGCATAAACCAATGAAAGAGAAAGGAATGCAAAAAGAAAAGCAAAGCCCAATCGACGCATCATTGAAAACCTCCCCACATGGTTATGTGCATTTTCTCACACAAAAGTCCATGTGGGAAGAAAAAAGTGTCCTGCGTCACGATTAATCGTGATTCTTCGGTTTCCGGCCGAGACCGGCCGGACGCGGCGGAATGGCGAAAAAATAAAAGCCCGAAGCGGCGCGTAAGCCGGATCCTGTTCACCCCGTTCCCGGGGTGCGCGGACATTCGTCTGGGCCGCAGGTCTCCCCGCGGCTCTGGCGGTCTACCCGGGGGCTTCGGCCGGGCCGGCCTCGATCGCCCCCCTATTCGACCTTGCTCCGTGCGGGGTTTGCCAAGCACCCGCGGTTGCCCGCGGGCCTGGTGGGCTCTTACCCCACCGTTTCACCCTTGCCTGATCCCTTTCGGGCCATCGGCGGTCTGCTCTCTGTTGCACTTTCCGTAGGGTCACCCCTCCCTCCCGTTAGGAGGCGCACCGCCCTGTGGAGTCCGGACTTTCCTCCCCCCGGCGTCCCTTGCCGGTTTACCGGCAGGGGACGGGCCCGGGGAGCGTCCGCGTCGTCCGCTTCGGGCAAATCGTACCTTTCCTGCTCCCCTCCTCTCTCACTTCAGGCTGACGGAAAGGACGCTGGCGCGCTTGACGAAAACCAGCTTGTCCTCCTTCGCCAACCAACCCAGTCCCATCAGGATGGCCGTGTCGTTGTCGCCCAGTTCCTTTTTCAGCCGGGCGATGGTGCACTCCCCGTTCGCATCGAGGTAGTGCCATATTTTTCCCGCGACGGTCCCGATTTCATCGTTGGTCATCTCACAACCCTCCAGATAAAGTCAATCGTTTTCAAACCAGCCGGTGATGCTATCACGCTTCGACCTTGAAGGCAACCCCCCGACAACGATCGGGCGCACGTCCGGAAAGCGGGTAAGCCAGGGACACTCACCTTCTCTCGCGAAGTGAGTGTCCCTGGTTGGCGTCCGGCGGCGAGGTGCAGGACACTCACTTCCCCCGTCTCCGTGAGTGTCCCCTGTCGTAACCCGGGACACTCACCTGCCCCGGCTCAGTGAGTGTCCCGGGTTTTCCGGCCCTTCACCGGCCTGCGGGCGATATCTCCCCCTCGACAACGCTCTTGACGGAGGGAGCAGGAAACGGTATCGTCGAGAGAAACCACCGGAGGTCGCTTTACGCCATGGAAACTCCCAGACCCGTCTCCCTCGAGCCCCTTCCCTACCTCAAGGCCCTGGCAGACCACCTGGCCGTGGAGGAGGCGAGGGCGTGGGACTGGTTTTCTCGGGAACTCACCGGGCCTGAGCATGCCGAACGCATGCGTCTGGAACTTCTGAAGGCCACCTACCGCCTGGACCGCGAGGACCGCCCGGAGCTGTACGCGGCGGCGGACCGCGTGCGGGAACGTTTGGGTGTCACCGCGACGATCACACTCTACCAGCTTCAGCAGGGGGATTCCGCCGCGCTGAACGCCTCCCTGTTCTACATCCCCGGGGAAGCCCACGTGGCCTTTCAGGGCCCGGTGCTGGAGAAGCTGCAGGGAGTGGAACTGGACGCCGTCCTGGGCCATGAACTGGGTCACTTCCGGCTGTTCGAGCACTGGGAACGGCGGTACCGCATCGCTGCGGACCTGCTGAACGCTCTTCTCCATGATCCGGCCAGCCAGCCGGTCCACCACGAAAGCTACCGCCTCTTCCAGCTCTACAAGGAGATCTTCTGCGACCGGTGCTCCCTGGCAGCCTGCGGCGACCTCCCCGCGGTGGTCTCCGCACTGGTCAAGGCGGAGACGGGGCTGGGCGCCGTCAGCGCCGAAAGCTACCTGCGGCAGACGGAGGAGATCTTCGCAAAAGGCAGTCCCAAGACCGACGGTCTGAGTCACCCCGAGTGCTTCGTCCGGACCTGGGCGCTGAAACTGTGGGCGGACGGGGACACGGGAGTCGATGCAAAGGTCCGCCTGATCATTGAGGGTCGCCCGACCCTGGACGGCATGGACCTTCTCGAGCAGCGCCACGTGGCCGCGATGACACGGCGCCTGGTGGACACCCTCCTGGCCGAGCCCTGGTTTCACGGCAGCGAGGCGGTCCTGGCCCACGCCCGCCTCTTCTTCGACGATTTCGATCCCCCCCCGCCGCCCGTGTCCGACGCTGAACTGGCCGAATTGGCAACGATCGAGGACGAGAAACTGGCCCAGTATTTCTGTTACGTCCTGCTGGATTTCGCAGCCTGCGACCGGGACCTGGAGGAACCGGCCCTGGCGGCGGCATACCTTGTCAGCAGGCGACTGGGCTGGGAAAATCACTTCCAGTCCATGGCCTGCAAGGAACTCAAGCTCCGCAAGGCGCAGTACGACAAACTGGCTGTGGACGCCCCCGACCTCCTGGCGAAAGCGCGACGTTCGGGAGGCGAAGCATGAGGTCCCTGTGCGATTTCCTCAACGAACGCCTGGAAGCCGGATTTTCCACGGAGGACACCCTGGCGGCGATGCTGCCCCTGATGCGCCAGGTGGTGGACACCCACACGGCAAGGATGGTCGCCCCCCTGGAGGGGTTGTCCAGTCTGCGCGTGGAAGGAACGGCCATCTGGTTCGAAGACTCCGCCCGGAAGCCCCTGGCGGTCAATTTCGAAAAAATCCGCCTGATCGACCGCCCCGCCAAGGGCGCCCTCGAGGTGGTGGCTGAACACCGCCGAACCCTCGACGTCGGGGAAGGCCTCGACAGGCGGTCCGACCTGCGCGTCGGCGATACGGGGGAGGAGCCCTCCCGGCCCGTCTTCCTGCCCGGTTACGTCAACTGGGAGCACGCCCTCAACCATCACGACCCGTTGACGGACGTCTTCAGCCTCGGGATGCTGTTGGCCTCGCTGGCCTGCGCATTGGACTTTCGGGCCCCGGAAGACCTGGAGCGTTTCGTGAATCACCGGGAAAACCTGTTCACGATCTGCCCCGGCCTGCACCCGGTTTTGGCCCGGGCCATCACCGGGATGACCGAGTTGAGCCGGCACCGGCGCCCTCAGGACCTGAGAGCGCTCATCCGCAGTCTGGAGAACTACCGCGAGCAGGATGCCGGTTTCGAGTTCGACCTCAAGAGCGTCCGGGGATTTGGGGAAAAGGACCTGAGGGGCAGGCGGCAGGTGATCCTCAGCCGCCTCCAGGAAAGGCTCTTCGAGATCTCTCGGCGCAACCGGCTGCTGCATTTCCGCGACACTTCAGGGACGGTATGCCTCACCGAGGCGTCGGTCCCCCTGTCGATGCACATCGAAACCATGCAGGCGGACCAGATCCTCACCTGGGGAGGGCGCTTCAGGGACGACATCGTATCGGGGAAGCCGGTCCCGATGAACCGCTACGTGAACGTGCGCGAGGCACTCTACTTCGAACCCGCCATGGACCGCATCCGCACCGAGGCGCTCCGGGACGAAGCCGAGTTCGGCTTCCAGCAACTTCGGCTCGTGGTCTGTTTTCTCCGCTGGGCGGACGTGAAGGCGAAACCGCCAGAGCTGTACTACTCGCCGTTGGTCCTGCTCCCGGCAAGCTTGACCCGGAAGAAGGGGATCCGTGACACCTACCTCCTCGAGCCCCTCGACACCGTGGCCGAGGTCAACCCGGTCTTGCGGCACCTGCTCAAACAGCTTTACGGCATCGGGCTCCCCGAAACCCTCGACCTGGGCGAGACCGACCTGGATGCTCTGTTCGAGGCCCTGAAAGCCCAGGTGGGCGCTTCGGACGCGGCAGTGTCCCTGGAAAAGGTCGAACGACCCCGGATCGACCTGATCCATGAGCGCGCCCGCCGGCGTCTGGACATGTACCGGAGGCGAATCCGCCTCTCGGGGCGGAGCGTGCGCCGTTTCATGGACCTGGACTACAGCTACGATCCCGTGAATTTCCACCCCCTGGGGTTGAGGATCTTCAACGCATGGGTCCGGCCCTCCGAGACCCATCTGGCGAGGATTCTCGAGGAACGGCCCCGTCCGCGCCACTTCGCCGTGCCCCCCGCGGAGACCGGGACCGAGTTCAAGGAGAAGTCCTTCTATGCTCTCCGGGACGGGGAAAGCGGCAACCCCTACCGGTGGGAGTTCGACCTCTGCCGGGTGACTCTGGGGAACTTCCACTACCGGAAGATGACCCTCGTGCGGGACTACACCGAACTACTGGACAGCTCTCCGGCCAACGCCGCCTTCGAGGCCGCCTTCTCCCTGAAACCCCGGCCCGTGGGTGCGGGCGAACCCGTCGCGCCTCCCCTGGGAGAGCGCTTCGACATCGTCATGTCCGACTCCACACAGGCAGCGGCAATCCAGATGGCCCGTGAAGGAGGGAGCTACATCATCCAGGGCCCGCCGGGTACGGGGAAGAGCCAGACCATCACCAACCTTGTGGCCGACTACGTGGCCCGCGGGAAACGGGTGCTCTTCGTCTGCGAGAAGCGCGCAGCCATTGACGTGGTCTATTCCCGCATGAAACAGAGAGGCCTCAAGGAGCTTTGTTGCCTGATCCACGACTCGCAGGCCGACAAGCGGGCCTTCGTGGAGGACCTCAAGCAGACGTACGAATCGTTCGTGCAGGCGGCCCAGGCAGGTCACAAGCGCTACGCACGCCGACGCGCCTGCCTCGACGCAATCCTCGACGACGAGGCGGACGCGACAGAGGCCTTTGCCGAGTCCATGGTCGATGCGGGCGACGAAGCCGGTCTGCCCTGCCAGTCACTCCTGTGCCGGGGCGCGGAACTGGGCATCCCGCCCCCGGAGCTGTCCGTCGCGGAAGTGGCGCGCGTGCCCTTTTACGCCAAGTGGGCGGCGAACCGTGCCCGAATCGGGGCATTCTTCGACAGTCTCGCCAGGATCCGGGAGGACCGGGTCCTGAGAAGGCACCCGTTCCGGTTTCTCCGCCCGGGCCTCAAGGACGCGGAGCGGCCGGCCGAGCTTGTCCGGGCCGCTCTCGACGCGACGATACCCCAACTCGAGAGACTGGTCAGCGCCCTCGACGCAGCGGGGGTGCCGCCGGCCCTGCGCGGGACCCTCGTGGATGCGGCAGACACTGTGTCCTTCGCGGCGGAAGCCGAACCCTTGGCGCGACAGCACTTGATGGACATCCTGGACGATCGGGGAGAGCCGGCGCGCCGGTTCGTCGCGTACCGCACCGCCTGCGAGACTGCTTGGGCGGCTGCCGAGACCGCCTCGCGCGAGACCGTCAACTGGCGCGGAAAACTGAGCCTGCCCGAGGCGAGAGTGGCCCTGGACGAGGCGCGCCGTCTGGAGAGCGCCAACCTGGCGGTTCTTAAACCCGCCTGGTGGCGTCTCCGCCGCATTCTGAAAGAACGTTACGATTTCGGGGCCCACGTCGTCCGGCCACCCTGGAGCCGGGTCATCGAAGCCCTGGTCCGTGAGTATGAGAGTGCCGAAGCCCACCGGCGCGCGGTGGACGAGATGCGGCACGTCTGCGGCATCACCGGGGACGTCGCCGAAACGCTGGCGTGCGTGGAGCGGGTGGGACGTCTCGCCGGGACGGAGCTTGGGGCGGCGCGGCTTCGACATCTCCTGGGCCGGCCCGACCCCGACCTTGCGGTCCGGGAACTGTCCCGTTGCCTCAGGGGCCTCGAGCAACTGGCAGAGGTCCTTGCGGGCGTATTTCTGGACTGTGGGGAGGAATCCCCGGAGAACCTGCTCCGGCATCTGGGGGCCATGCGGGAGGCGATGGGCGACCTGGACGCTTTCCTGAGGTGTCTTACCGAGCTTGACGCCATGCCGCCAGACCTGGCCGGTGCGTTCCGCCATCTCGACCTGGGCCCCGTGGAGATGGAGGCGGCGTCCATCCGGCGCACCCTGGACGTCCTCTACCGCAGAGACCACAACCTTCGGGTTTTCGACGAGCAGAAAAGGGATGTCGTCAGCCGCCGGTTGGTCACGGCGCACCGGAAATGGCTGGAATTGAACGCCCAACTGGTGAAGGAACAGGTGCGGGGCCGGTTCCTGGCGAACGTGAGACTCGCTTCCGAGGCTGCGGCGCAGCTGACGCGGGAGCAGGCGGAGTTCAAGAAACGCTACAACAGGGGGCGGCGGGACCTGGAACACGAGTTCGGGAAGACCATGCGCTTCAGGGCCATCCGCGACCTGGTTTCCGGCGACTCGGGCCTGGTGATCGACGATCTGAAACCCATCTGGCTGATGAGCCCCCTGAGCGTGTCGGACACTCTTCCCCTGGACGGGGGACGCTTCGATGTGGTCATCTTCGACGAAGCCAGCCAGATCACCCTGGAGGAAGCCGTCCCGGCCCTCTTCAGGTCCGGCCAGGCCATCGTGGTGGGTGACGAGATGCAACTCCCCCCCACCAACTTCTTCTCGGCCAAGCAGAGTGAGGAGGAGGCGGTGTTCTCCGTGGAGGAGGACGAGGAGACCGTGGAGTACGACCTCAGTGTGAACAGCTTCCTGACCCATGCCGCGAAGAACCTGCCGTCGCGCATGCTGGGATGGCACTACCGAAGCCGGTCCGAATCCCTCATTGGTTTCTCGAACTGGGCCTTCTATCAGGGCAGGTTGCTCACGGTGCCCGAGGAGGAACTCAGCCCCGCCCGACGCAGGGAGATCGTGGTCAGGGACATC
This Acidobacteriota bacterium DNA region includes the following protein-coding sequences:
- a CDS encoding pre-peptidase C-terminal domain-containing protein, with product MDRYEATIGSDAYQFSPLHKGSLGMVRMYSVIVNPDAARAGNWGRHFYRLVIWPEGRPDEVVLIHNGRGDMDGAGRVLAEFFWDGRDQYGNLVPAGTYEFCFRARFLPMLDQRIHSLQSYADLDAIEAKEEAQESVETVVVNYDLDPSMAQHLRLMRAAGACQIQTNTPLESGFGYNFYYGSNHSHSNLSDGGLDAATSSTCKSGQDGYGVWGPAEIYAYARNEAGCDFWIITDHNHQFDDSVNHKNPPLTEAKVKQAYQAGLAAAQAATVNGSFVALFGQEWGTLATNGGHINIYESPKLFGWDTCSSCTGSNAECTPGSNCYFDVFTPKNIHLPLYARMVENPSPAGSIGHFCHPSSGDFTSFTFDANADNALQGIAIRSGLAFSVGAFTCADSNIGSSVYFTRWAEALNKGFHLGPVMDQDSHCNNHGVAVPNRTCYVVPNGTSPALTRANIMAAHRARHFFATEDPNIQLVFTAGNGKIMGDIFTAPAGLSFRVAAYDPDGETFTAVKVFRGQIGGGAVSSSSPWQSVTNQSTYTFSDTVSSGTYYYFVQVTQSDGHDAWSAPMWVTYSGSTTYTIQGSCGTSGATVTAGSYTATSDASGNYTLSSLPAGTYTVSVSKSGCTFSPTSLSVTVGPNATGKNFTADCTTYYSIAGNCGTASATVTAGTKSATSDGSGNYTLSNLTAGTYTVSASKSGCTFSPTSLSVTVGPNATGKNFTASCGTTYYSIAGNCGTASATVTAGSASTTADGSGNYTISNLTAGTYTVSASKSGCTFSPTSLSVTVGPNATGKNFTATCGSGDTQLTSGTTLNSQSVALSAWKYYYITVPSGATSLEFKTTNASADIDIYTRAGSKPDLSNYTCRPYSGSGNETCTATNPAAGTWYLGVYGYKAATFSVTATVVAGGTTYYSIAGSCGTASATVTAGSYSATSDASGNYTISNLPAGTYTVTPSKSGCTFSPTSTSVTVGPNATGKNFTASCGSGTTALTSGSTLTGQSVALQAWKYYTIAVPSGSTGLTVATSGASADIDLYVKFNAQPTGSVYDCAKETSSGNETCTISSPSTGTYYIGVYGYAAASYAITATVTGGTGLTERLANGGFETITASCATAPDGSWARSAYTGTAFNILVTGSSYYPRTGSDLAYLGVYNSSTQTLDSAAITIPSTATQATLSFYVSVVTAETGTTAYDKLEVQLVNTSGTVLATLGTVTNLDKTSSASTYVQKSYSVLSYKGQTVKVRFKATNGSSYVTTFRVDDVSLMSN
- a CDS encoding winged helix-turn-helix domain-containing protein; this encodes MTNDEIGTVAGKIWHYLDANGECTIARLKKELGDNDTAILMGLGWLAKEDKLVFVKRASVLSVSLK
- a CDS encoding M48 family metalloprotease; amino-acid sequence: METPRPVSLEPLPYLKALADHLAVEEARAWDWFSRELTGPEHAERMRLELLKATYRLDREDRPELYAAADRVRERLGVTATITLYQLQQGDSAALNASLFYIPGEAHVAFQGPVLEKLQGVELDAVLGHELGHFRLFEHWERRYRIAADLLNALLHDPASQPVHHESYRLFQLYKEIFCDRCSLAACGDLPAVVSALVKAETGLGAVSAESYLRQTEEIFAKGSPKTDGLSHPECFVRTWALKLWADGDTGVDAKVRLIIEGRPTLDGMDLLEQRHVAAMTRRLVDTLLAEPWFHGSEAVLAHARLFFDDFDPPPPPVSDAELAELATIEDEKLAQYFCYVLLDFAACDRDLEEPALAAAYLVSRRLGWENHFQSMACKELKLRKAQYDKLAVDAPDLLAKARRSGGEA
- a CDS encoding WGR domain-containing protein, whose amino-acid sequence is MRSLCDFLNERLEAGFSTEDTLAAMLPLMRQVVDTHTARMVAPLEGLSSLRVEGTAIWFEDSARKPLAVNFEKIRLIDRPAKGALEVVAEHRRTLDVGEGLDRRSDLRVGDTGEEPSRPVFLPGYVNWEHALNHHDPLTDVFSLGMLLASLACALDFRAPEDLERFVNHRENLFTICPGLHPVLARAITGMTELSRHRRPQDLRALIRSLENYREQDAGFEFDLKSVRGFGEKDLRGRRQVILSRLQERLFEISRRNRLLHFRDTSGTVCLTEASVPLSMHIETMQADQILTWGGRFRDDIVSGKPVPMNRYVNVREALYFEPAMDRIRTEALRDEAEFGFQQLRLVVCFLRWADVKAKPPELYYSPLVLLPASLTRKKGIRDTYLLEPLDTVAEVNPVLRHLLKQLYGIGLPETLDLGETDLDALFEALKAQVGASDAAVSLEKVERPRIDLIHERARRRLDMYRRRIRLSGRSVRRFMDLDYSYDPVNFHPLGLRIFNAWVRPSETHLARILEERPRPRHFAVPPAETGTEFKEKSFYALRDGESGNPYRWEFDLCRVTLGNFHYRKMTLVRDYTELLDSSPANAAFEAAFSLKPRPVGAGEPVAPPLGERFDIVMSDSTQAAAIQMAREGGSYIIQGPPGTGKSQTITNLVADYVARGKRVLFVCEKRAAIDVVYSRMKQRGLKELCCLIHDSQADKRAFVEDLKQTYESFVQAAQAGHKRYARRRACLDAILDDEADATEAFAESMVDAGDEAGLPCQSLLCRGAELGIPPPELSVAEVARVPFYAKWAANRARIGAFFDSLARIREDRVLRRHPFRFLRPGLKDAERPAELVRAALDATIPQLERLVSALDAAGVPPALRGTLVDAADTVSFAAEAEPLARQHLMDILDDRGEPARRFVAYRTACETAWAAAETASRETVNWRGKLSLPEARVALDEARRLESANLAVLKPAWWRLRRILKERYDFGAHVVRPPWSRVIEALVREYESAEAHRRAVDEMRHVCGITGDVAETLACVERVGRLAGTELGAARLRHLLGRPDPDLAVRELSRCLRGLEQLAEVLAGVFLDCGEESPENLLRHLGAMREAMGDLDAFLRCLTELDAMPPDLAGAFRHLDLGPVEMEAASIRRTLDVLYRRDHNLRVFDEQKRDVVSRRLVTAHRKWLELNAQLVKEQVRGRFLANVRLASEAAAQLTREQAEFKKRYNRGRRDLEHEFGKTMRFRAIRDLVSGDSGLVIDDLKPIWLMSPLSVSDTLPLDGGRFDVVIFDEASQITLEEAVPALFRSGQAIVVGDEMQLPPTNFFSAKQSEEEAVFSVEEDEETVEYDLSVNSFLTHAAKNLPSRMLGWHYRSRSESLIGFSNWAFYQGRLLTVPEEELSPARRREIVVRDIREGETNGREALRRPVSFHRMEGSVYLNRCNRMEADYIAYLVRALLREEPRPSLGIVAFSEAQQGEIEDALDRLAREDVAFSEQLEAELTREEDGQFIGLLVKNLENIQGDERDVIVMSVCYGPGPDGRTRMNFGPINQSGGERRLNVAFSRARHHMVLVSSLRSGDITNDYNDGANCLKNYLRYAAACSVGDGEGARRVLHDLCLWRDPAELARASRPGIVAQQIGQALTQAGYTVDFNIGMSDFRCDLACRTGEEEAFRLGVLVDADPSYWRGDLLEREVFKPRLLSDFGWKIARVLTKDWYEDRESVIRRLLAVAGGEQLSERVESDPDFEKALDDRIAQADEKDPLPSAAEGVIPETPLPSGVLDIRENTPRYFEFVGGVSRKFWEITLSGNRFSVRFGRIGTTGQEQAKTFEDPESARRAAVRMVSEKLGKGYEEKSRQGSKGP